The proteins below are encoded in one region of candidate division KSB1 bacterium:
- a CDS encoding PorV/PorQ family protein, with protein MNKSGKLVPLIIMVLLFTLPAHAGGVKKIAQTGMKWLSIPVGARATALGGAYTALVNDASSIFWNPAGMALAEGRHIFLSQNRWIADITINAGALVYNADDWGVFGASFSAVDWGTIHGTQRASTATGFVETGDFSPTDWALGVSYARRMSTQFSFGANVKFVHEKLGETLEGTFDSPRTFSAEMSLVAFDIGTLYYTGFKDLRFGMSLQNFSQEKAYRAESFPLPLTFKFGLAMNVFNLWMDQQDHNLTVAIDALHPRDYSERLHFGCEYSFKNILFLRGGYKTNYDEEDLAFGAGLLFNISGMGVGLDYSYLQFKNFDAVHTFSFDFKF; from the coding sequence ATGAATAAATCAGGGAAATTAGTCCCCTTAATCATAATGGTTTTGCTCTTCACTTTGCCAGCGCACGCTGGTGGCGTGAAGAAGATCGCCCAGACGGGCATGAAATGGCTATCCATTCCCGTCGGCGCCAGGGCGACAGCACTGGGCGGTGCTTACACGGCGCTGGTCAACGATGCCAGCTCCATCTTCTGGAATCCAGCAGGCATGGCGCTGGCTGAGGGGCGGCACATCTTTCTGAGCCAGAATCGCTGGATCGCCGATATCACCATCAATGCAGGCGCACTGGTTTACAATGCGGATGACTGGGGTGTCTTCGGCGCCAGCTTCTCGGCTGTGGATTGGGGTACCATTCACGGCACCCAGCGAGCTTCTACGGCCACAGGATTTGTGGAAACTGGCGATTTCTCGCCGACCGATTGGGCGCTGGGCGTCAGCTATGCCCGTCGCATGTCAACCCAGTTTTCCTTCGGCGCCAATGTCAAGTTTGTTCATGAAAAATTGGGCGAAACGCTGGAAGGCACCTTTGACAGTCCCAGAACATTTTCGGCAGAGATGAGCCTGGTGGCGTTTGATATCGGGACCCTGTATTACACGGGCTTCAAAGACCTGCGCTTCGGCATGAGCCTGCAGAATTTTTCGCAAGAAAAAGCCTATCGTGCCGAGTCGTTCCCCCTGCCGTTGACATTCAAGTTCGGTCTGGCCATGAATGTCTTCAATCTGTGGATGGACCAGCAGGATCACAATCTTACCGTAGCCATCGATGCCCTCCATCCTCGGGATTATTCAGAACGGCTCCATTTCGGCTGCGAGTATAGCTTCAAAAATATCCTTTTCCTCAGAGGGGGGTATAAGACCAATTACGATGAGGAGGATTTGGCATTTGGAGCAGGCTTGCTATTCAACATTAGTGGCATGGGCGTCGGCTTAGATTACAGCTATCTCCAATTCAAAAATTTCGATGCCGTGCATACGTTCTCGTTTGATTTTAAATTTTGA